From the Lathyrus oleraceus cultivar Zhongwan6 chromosome 4, CAAS_Psat_ZW6_1.0, whole genome shotgun sequence genome, one window contains:
- the LOC127137227 gene encoding uncharacterized protein LOC127137227, with translation MGNYDCQAAFDKIKKYLQEPPILIPLVPSRSLIMYLTVLDESMGCILGQYDDTSKIEHTIYYLSKKFTEYMIKYIFEKPAVTGRIARWQMLLTEYDIQYVTQKVGVRLRLGGNDFSDMLNLLQVGLKFGHVHYCCRSLELEYAASQDSGQGNVLHDIKWTTAATRLALILHWLNRAFPWIGKGEGKFWGTTSGSEINPEEGPEPGSQWTLVFDGASNSRGHGISAVITYATGFHLPFTTRLCFDCTNNMEKYEACTYRLEVAIDLRIQILEVYRDSALVISQVKVKWKNEAPTIHIDHIDEPTHCLEIEAAPDDKPRFYDIKTFLEKQQYPGGISITDKKALRRLSSKFFLNGDVLYKRTYDFVLLRCVDRHEASTIIKSIHEGCKGVHAKGPAIVKKILRSWVLLEDNGC, from the exons ATGGGGAATTacgattgccaagcggcattcgACAAGATAAAaaagtacttgcaagaaccaccaatcctCATACCACTGGTTCCTAGTAGATCACTTATTATGTACCTCACGGtactcgatgaatccatgggCTGCATTCTGGGTCAATACGATGACACAAGTAAGATAGAACATACAATATACTATctcagcaagaaattcactgaat ataTGATAAAGTATATATTCGAAAAACCTGCTGTTACTGGTAGAATTGCTCGGTGGCAAATGTTGTTAaccgaatatgatatccagtatgTGACTCAGAAA GTTGGGGTTAGATTGAGGTTAGGTGGAAATGATTTTAGTGACATGCTGAACTTGTTGCAGGTTGGACTTAA GTTTGGTCATGTGCATTACTGTTGCAGGTCCTTGGAGCTTGAATATGCTGCAAGTCAG GATTCTGGGCAAGGTAATGTGTTGCATGATATTAAATGGACTACTGCAGCAACAAGGCTAGCATTGATTCTCCATTGGTTAAATCGTGCATTTCCATGGATTG gaaaaggggagggaaaattttggggtacaacatCAGGCTCCGAGATAAACCCCGAGGAAGGCCCCGAACCAGGATCGCAATGGACCCTCGTGTTCGACGGTGCTTCCAATTCTCGTGGTCATGGCATAAGTGCAGTCATCACTTATGCAACTGGTTTCCACCTTCCTTTCACCACCAGATTATGCTTTgactgcaccaacaatatggAAAAATATGAAGCATGTACATATCGTTTGGAGGTGGCCATCGACTTAAGGATCCAGATTCTTGAGGTATACAGAGATTCAGCTCTAGTAATAAGTCAGGTAAAAG tcaaatggaagaatgaagcaccaaCTATCCATATTGACCACATAGATGAACCAACACATTGTCTAGAAATCGAGGCAGCTCCTGATGATAAGCCCAGGTTCTACGATATAAAGACATTTCTGGAGAAACAACAATATCCCGGGGGTATATCTATTACTGATAAGAAGGCTCTAAGAAGACTCTCTTCCAAGTTTTTCCTAAACGGTGATGTGTTATACAAGCGAACTTATGATTTTGtactgctcagatgcgtggatagacacgaagctagTACAATCATAAAATCCATACATGAAGGCTGCAAGGGTGTACATGCAAAAGGTCCCGCTATTGTCAAGAAGATCCTTCGAAGTTGGGTATTACTGGAAGACAATGGATGTTGA